Proteins from a single region of Leuconostoc gasicomitatum LMG 18811:
- a CDS encoding proline--tRNA ligase gives MKQSKLLMPTLREIPADAEVKSHQLLLKAGFIRPVAAGMFSYLPMAKRVLNKIENIIREEMNAIDANEMLVPEILPAELWEKSGRYETYGPALYKFKNRQDRDFILGPTHEETFTQLMSDDIKSYKKLPLVVYQIQPKFRDENRPRFGLLRTREFIMKDAYSFSADQAGLDQAFHNMETAYIKIFDRIGLSYRAIVGDAGAMGGSDSKEFSAPAAAGEDIIAYSDATDYAANLEMAKDFYERQNQTAEAQALTLIDTPNAKTITEISNFLSIEATMIAKTIMFVADDKLVAVVTTGDFEVNTVKVQNFLQADTLEVAEENQVRDLLGAGFGSLGPVNLPEEVQLLVDERAADMANFVAGANEDGKHYQNINWQRDVKLLEENIGDFRTAREGDTAVDGKGQLVFTPGIEIGHIFKLGTRYSKVLGAQVLNENGRQTDMIMGSYGIGVSRLLSAIVEQKADADGLIWPANVAPFDVHIVPVNIKDADQVRVAGQLETLLTTQGLEVLVDDRKERAGVKFADADLIGLPIRITVGKKASEDIVEVKVRASNTNIEMRLSEVVDSVSVLLSGDK, from the coding sequence ATGAAACAATCTAAATTGTTAATGCCAACTTTACGAGAAATACCTGCTGATGCAGAAGTTAAGAGTCATCAGTTATTACTTAAAGCTGGGTTTATTCGTCCTGTAGCGGCAGGTATGTTCTCATATTTACCAATGGCTAAGCGTGTATTAAATAAAATTGAAAATATCATTCGCGAAGAAATGAATGCTATTGATGCTAATGAAATGCTGGTACCAGAAATTTTACCCGCTGAACTTTGGGAAAAATCAGGTAGATATGAAACATATGGGCCAGCATTGTATAAGTTTAAAAACCGTCAGGATCGTGATTTTATTTTAGGTCCGACACATGAAGAAACATTTACACAGCTCATGTCTGATGATATTAAATCTTATAAAAAACTACCGTTGGTTGTTTATCAAATTCAGCCAAAATTTCGTGATGAAAATAGACCACGCTTTGGACTCTTACGTACCCGTGAGTTTATTATGAAGGATGCTTATTCATTTAGTGCAGATCAAGCAGGCTTAGATCAAGCATTTCATAATATGGAAACTGCTTATATTAAAATTTTTGATCGTATTGGGTTGTCATATCGTGCCATTGTTGGTGACGCCGGTGCGATGGGCGGATCAGATTCAAAAGAATTTTCAGCCCCTGCTGCTGCCGGAGAAGATATTATTGCCTACTCTGATGCAACAGATTATGCGGCTAACTTAGAGATGGCGAAAGATTTTTACGAACGACAAAATCAAACTGCAGAAGCGCAAGCACTAACGTTAATTGATACGCCGAATGCAAAAACGATTACAGAAATTTCAAATTTTTTATCAATTGAAGCGACAATGATTGCAAAGACAATTATGTTTGTGGCAGATGATAAATTAGTAGCAGTTGTAACGACTGGTGATTTTGAAGTTAACACTGTGAAGGTGCAAAATTTCTTACAGGCTGATACGCTTGAAGTTGCAGAAGAAAACCAAGTACGCGACCTATTGGGAGCTGGATTTGGGTCACTTGGGCCGGTTAATCTACCTGAAGAGGTGCAATTGTTGGTCGATGAGCGTGCTGCTGATATGGCAAACTTTGTTGCTGGTGCGAATGAAGATGGTAAACATTATCAAAATATTAATTGGCAACGTGATGTTAAACTTCTTGAAGAAAATATTGGTGATTTCCGTACAGCACGTGAGGGAGATACTGCAGTTGATGGTAAAGGTCAATTAGTATTTACGCCAGGAATTGAGATCGGCCATATATTTAAACTCGGTACGCGTTATTCAAAAGTGTTAGGTGCACAAGTGTTGAATGAAAATGGTCGTCAAACAGACATGATTATGGGGTCTTATGGCATCGGTGTGTCGCGTCTTCTCAGTGCTATAGTTGAACAAAAAGCTGATGCAGACGGTCTTATATGGCCTGCAAATGTTGCGCCATTTGATGTACACATTGTGCCAGTCAATATAAAAGATGCCGATCAAGTACGTGTGGCAGGACAATTAGAAACGTTATTGACAACACAAGGATTAGAAGTCTTAGTTGATGATCGAAAAGAGCGTGCTGGCGTTAAGTTTGCTGACGCTGATCTTATAGGCTTACCAATTCGAATTACGGTCGGTAAAAAAGCCAGTGAAGATATTGTCGAAGTTAAGGTACGCGCAAGTAATACAAATATTGAGATGCGCCTAAGTGAGGTCGTTGATTCTGTTTCGGTATTACTGAGCGGTGATAAATAA
- a CDS encoding phosphate-starvation-inducible protein PsiE, protein MRHEWHQKVANCFEYVLNIVMICIGFVIFGFLLREIYNLAHLLITINDMRAHFNEITEATLAVFLFFEFMSLVREYFIKDAHISMESFLYIGVTALIRAILVYHDQTTKTLLLAISISLLVVALTIYRFFREKK, encoded by the coding sequence ATGAGACATGAGTGGCACCAGAAGGTTGCAAATTGTTTTGAATATGTGCTAAATATAGTGATGATTTGTATTGGCTTTGTGATTTTTGGATTTTTATTACGCGAGATTTATAATTTAGCACACTTATTGATTACGATTAACGATATGCGAGCGCATTTTAATGAAATAACTGAGGCGACATTAGCAGTATTCTTATTTTTTGAGTTTATGAGTCTGGTGCGCGAATATTTCATTAAAGACGCACATATTAGTATGGAGAGCTTTTTGTATATTGGCGTAACCGCGCTTATTCGTGCTATTTTGGTATATCATGATCAAACCACTAAAACATTATTATTAGCAATTTCAATTTCTCTGCTAGTTGTTGCATTGACAATTTATCGTTTTTTTAGAGAAAAAAAATAA
- a CDS encoding PolC-type DNA polymerase III, giving the protein MALTQQEQLQHLLNHIQLPEEMKGFFSGGELTQVVVSKNSKTWTFQLALDKILPVNVLMQLRQNLHTAFTNIAGTVVIIKTSVQVVDEELVNQYWHIALSESNLNHTVIQQMASNTMLKRIDQNHYSVAVGAQLLYSSLNESALDSIVSAYQNFGFSKIILTPSKDDVLAQQIEESVAQHHAKVNEDLQKAIKASEQAKPKSSMTGVKLTLGRKIATDAEITRLETIDNEENRVVVEGYIFASEIRELRSGRKLMTLKVTDYSSAIAAKKFSNNESDEAVFENLKTGMWVRMSGNVQEDTYARELVLNIYDLQVIDHEGRQEKYQGDKKHIELQVHSTMSSMDAVTDYAAVAKLAKNWGQEALAIIDTANVQGFPEAVAAGQKNDLKMIYGMEANLVEDGEPIGFGLSPVALLDKDTIYVAFDLETTGLSAVTDKIIELSAVKMQLGNVIEKFSEYINPGFPLSDFTTKLTSITDTMVAHTDTEENIIKRFRQWVGEAVLIGHNVTFDIGFMNAAYARYSQESITNPVIDTLPFTRWLYPDYKSYRLGTIAKRFNINLEQAHRAIFDAETTGHIAWRLIKEANLRYDLVRHEQLNDHMTEGDAWKHGRPVHATLLVQNDIGLKNLYKLVSQSNINFFARVPRIPRSILDQYREGLIIGTGDTSGDVIMTLIEKGRDEALKKAQYYDYIEIQPTANYEPMLESELIANTEKLHAILQEMVSIGDQLKKPVVVTGDVKYTNPEDKIYRDILIATQPGNPQNRTALPKLYFRTTQDLLDDYAFMGEDLAKKLIIDNTHVVANMLETISPLKSGSYPPNIPSAGDELTKRTLATAKKWYGDPVPNVIQSRIDQELTAIIGNGFAPHYIIAQRLVEKSNKDGYLVGSRGSVGSSFVATMSGITEVNPFAPHYRSAHGDYFELADPKIYESGYDLPDKADPNHPNEMLIGDGQNIPFETFMGFKGDKVPDIDLNFSGDYQPIAHNYMKVLFGEHNVYRAGTIATVAEKTAFGYVKGYERDHEKQYRGAEVERLAQGVTGVKRTTGQHPGGILIVPREYEVYDFTPVQYPADDQKSLWQTTHMDYHAIHDNLLKMDILGHDDPTMVRTLKDMSGIDPQSIPANDPGVLSLFTSPKALGVTEEQIFSKTGTLGLPEFGTNFVRGMLEETQPHNYSELLQISGLSHGTDVWLGNANELIENGTATIGTVIGTRDKIMTDLINWGFPAADAFNVMEKVRKGKGITDDYQVQLREAKIPEWYIQSMLKIKYMFPRAHAAAYVLMALRIAYFKVYFPMIYYATYFSVRADQFDIVAMSRGKNATKEALKRLRALGNDATVGDKNLLTVLEMANEALERGITFSMVDLYKSEANEWVIDGDTLIPPFSAVPSLGENVAKQIIVARQDKSFLSKEDLKKRGKVSQTVIDYLTQNSVLDGMPDENQLSLFDF; this is encoded by the coding sequence ATGGCATTAACCCAACAAGAACAATTACAGCATTTACTGAATCATATTCAGTTACCCGAAGAAATGAAGGGGTTTTTTAGTGGTGGTGAACTAACACAGGTTGTTGTTTCAAAAAACTCAAAAACGTGGACCTTTCAATTAGCCTTGGATAAAATATTGCCCGTTAATGTATTGATGCAACTTCGTCAAAATTTACACACGGCATTTACTAATATTGCAGGGACAGTAGTAATCATTAAAACATCAGTTCAAGTAGTTGATGAAGAGCTAGTTAATCAATATTGGCATATTGCACTTTCAGAATCAAACCTGAATCATACTGTCATTCAACAAATGGCTAGTAACACGATGCTAAAAAGAATAGACCAGAATCACTATAGCGTTGCCGTTGGTGCTCAGCTATTATATAGTTCTTTAAATGAATCCGCATTAGACTCAATTGTGTCTGCATATCAAAATTTTGGTTTTTCTAAAATCATTTTGACACCAAGCAAAGATGATGTTTTAGCGCAACAAATTGAAGAAAGCGTTGCGCAACACCATGCCAAGGTGAATGAAGATTTGCAAAAGGCAATTAAAGCTAGTGAACAAGCTAAACCAAAATCGTCAATGACAGGTGTGAAATTAACACTAGGACGTAAAATTGCAACTGATGCTGAGATAACACGCTTAGAAACAATTGATAATGAGGAAAATCGTGTAGTTGTCGAAGGATACATATTTGCTAGTGAAATTCGTGAATTGCGTTCAGGGCGTAAACTCATGACACTTAAAGTAACAGACTATTCAAGTGCCATAGCTGCTAAAAAGTTTTCAAATAATGAATCTGATGAGGCCGTATTTGAAAACTTGAAAACTGGTATGTGGGTACGCATGTCTGGTAATGTCCAAGAAGATACTTATGCGCGTGAATTAGTGTTAAACATTTATGATTTGCAAGTTATTGATCATGAAGGTCGTCAAGAAAAATATCAAGGTGACAAAAAGCATATTGAATTACAAGTGCACTCTACTATGTCATCAATGGATGCGGTAACCGATTATGCTGCTGTGGCAAAGCTAGCTAAAAATTGGGGGCAAGAAGCACTGGCAATCATTGATACAGCTAACGTGCAGGGTTTTCCAGAAGCAGTAGCTGCCGGACAGAAAAACGATTTAAAAATGATTTATGGTATGGAAGCTAACCTTGTTGAAGATGGGGAACCAATCGGATTTGGTTTATCACCAGTTGCGTTACTTGATAAGGACACAATTTATGTTGCGTTTGATTTAGAAACAACTGGACTATCTGCTGTAACAGATAAGATTATTGAACTGTCTGCTGTTAAAATGCAGCTTGGCAATGTCATTGAAAAGTTTTCAGAATATATTAATCCAGGCTTCCCACTATCTGATTTTACAACTAAATTAACTTCGATAACCGATACAATGGTTGCTCATACTGATACTGAAGAAAATATTATTAAACGGTTTAGACAATGGGTTGGTGAGGCTGTTTTAATTGGACACAATGTGACCTTCGACATTGGTTTTATGAATGCCGCTTACGCAAGATATAGCCAAGAATCTATTACAAATCCAGTGATTGATACTTTACCATTTACACGGTGGTTGTACCCTGATTATAAGTCTTATCGATTAGGCACGATTGCCAAGCGTTTTAATATTAATCTAGAACAAGCGCATCGCGCAATATTTGATGCAGAAACTACTGGGCATATTGCTTGGCGTCTGATCAAAGAAGCAAATTTACGTTATGATTTAGTTCGTCATGAGCAATTAAATGATCATATGACAGAAGGCGATGCTTGGAAACACGGACGTCCAGTTCATGCTACGTTACTTGTTCAAAATGATATTGGTTTGAAAAATTTATATAAATTGGTTTCTCAATCCAATATTAATTTTTTTGCTCGTGTGCCACGTATCCCACGTTCAATTTTAGATCAATATCGCGAAGGATTAATTATTGGCACTGGTGATACAAGTGGTGATGTCATTATGACATTGATTGAAAAGGGACGAGATGAAGCCCTTAAAAAAGCTCAGTATTATGATTATATCGAAATTCAACCAACTGCGAATTACGAGCCAATGCTTGAATCAGAATTAATCGCAAATACAGAAAAGTTACACGCTATTTTACAAGAGATGGTGTCAATTGGTGATCAGTTAAAAAAACCTGTCGTTGTAACGGGAGATGTTAAGTATACAAATCCGGAAGATAAAATTTATCGTGATATTTTAATTGCCACGCAACCAGGTAATCCTCAAAACAGGACAGCGTTACCTAAACTGTATTTTCGTACAACTCAGGATTTATTGGATGATTATGCTTTTATGGGTGAAGATTTGGCCAAAAAACTAATTATCGACAATACACATGTTGTTGCTAATATGTTGGAGACGATTTCACCACTAAAAAGCGGTTCGTATCCGCCTAATATTCCAAGTGCTGGTGATGAACTTACCAAACGCACACTTGCAACAGCCAAAAAATGGTATGGTGATCCGGTGCCAAATGTCATTCAATCACGAATTGATCAAGAATTAACTGCAATTATTGGCAATGGATTTGCGCCACACTATATTATCGCGCAACGACTAGTTGAAAAATCAAACAAAGATGGTTATTTAGTGGGTTCACGTGGCTCGGTTGGTTCTTCCTTTGTTGCCACAATGTCAGGTATAACAGAGGTTAACCCTTTTGCACCGCATTATCGTAGCGCACATGGCGATTATTTTGAGTTGGCAGATCCTAAAATCTATGAGTCGGGTTATGATCTTCCTGACAAAGCTGACCCTAATCATCCAAATGAAATGTTAATTGGGGATGGCCAAAATATTCCATTTGAAACGTTCATGGGCTTTAAAGGGGACAAGGTACCAGATATTGATTTGAATTTTTCTGGTGATTATCAACCCATTGCACATAACTATATGAAAGTGTTGTTTGGTGAACATAATGTTTACCGTGCAGGAACAATAGCAACTGTCGCTGAGAAAACGGCCTTCGGTTACGTTAAGGGTTATGAAAGAGATCATGAGAAACAATATCGTGGCGCTGAGGTAGAACGTTTAGCGCAAGGCGTAACTGGAGTTAAGCGGACAACTGGCCAGCATCCAGGAGGCATTTTGATTGTGCCACGAGAGTATGAGGTGTATGACTTTACACCGGTACAATATCCAGCGGATGACCAAAAATCGTTGTGGCAAACGACGCACATGGATTATCACGCTATTCACGATAACTTACTCAAAATGGATATATTAGGACATGATGATCCGACTATGGTTCGCACTTTAAAAGATATGTCAGGAATTGACCCACAATCAATTCCAGCCAATGATCCCGGTGTATTGAGTTTGTTTACATCACCAAAAGCGTTAGGCGTGACGGAGGAACAAATTTTTTCAAAGACTGGTACACTTGGTTTACCAGAATTTGGTACAAATTTTGTGCGTGGCATGTTGGAAGAAACACAACCACATAATTATTCGGAATTGTTACAAATTTCTGGTTTATCACATGGCACTGATGTGTGGTTAGGAAATGCGAACGAATTAATTGAAAATGGTACAGCAACAATCGGTACGGTTATTGGAACACGTGACAAAATTATGACTGATTTGATTAATTGGGGATTTCCAGCAGCTGATGCATTTAACGTTATGGAAAAAGTGCGTAAAGGCAAGGGAATAACGGATGACTATCAAGTGCAGTTACGTGAAGCAAAAATTCCAGAATGGTATATTCAATCAATGCTAAAAATTAAGTATATGTTTCCGCGTGCTCATGCGGCAGCATATGTATTAATGGCCTTGAGAATTGCATACTTTAAAGTATATTTCCCAATGATTTACTACGCGACTTACTTTTCTGTCCGTGCAGATCAATTCGATATTGTGGCGATGAGTCGTGGAAAGAACGCAACGAAAGAGGCTTTGAAACGTTTACGAGCGCTTGGAAACGATGCGACTGTTGGTGATAAAAATTTGCTAACTGTACTTGAGATGGCTAATGAAGCGCTTGAACGAGGGATAACTTTTTCGATGGTGGATTTGTACAAATCAGAGGCCAATGAATGGGTTATTGATGGCGACACATTAATCCCACCTTTTTCAGCAGTCCCTAGTTTAGGAGAGAACGTTGCTAAGCAAATTATTGTTGCACGGCAAGATAAGTCCTTCTTAAGTAAAGAAGATCTGAAAAAACGTGGTAAGGTATCACAAACAGTTATTGACTATTTAACACAGAATTCTGTACTAGATGGTATGCCTGATGAAAATCAGTTAAGTTTGTTTGATTTTTAA
- the rseP gene encoding RIP metalloprotease RseP, with the protein MNLTAIIAFIFVFGVLVAVHEFGHFFVAKKAGVLVREFAIGMGPKLLSWRRNHTAYTVRILPVGGYVRMAGLDEEADLDPGQRVRLIFDDQKNIIKIDKRIDEFGEGVPFQVDTFDLSDDLILTGFLNGDESSKTLSVHHDATIVESNGTEIQIAPRDTWIQSAKVYKRALINIAGPAMNFILALVVFSGLAFALPEVTLNEPIVGTVQSNMPAKEAGLRANDQIIAINNQKMTTWEQVATTISNTPNNKFVFSVLRNGNKIKLNMTAKTVKIDGVNRSLVGITARTYTDFGSRIKYGVLTTSTTIQRIWYALSHLFSGGFSLDKLGGPVSIAKQTSTVAKTGFLGILAFMAMLSLNLGIMNLIPIPALDGGKLVLNAIEAVLRRPLPASIENVVTIGGAVFMFVLMIAVTINDLLR; encoded by the coding sequence ATGAATTTAACCGCAATTATTGCATTTATATTTGTTTTTGGTGTATTGGTAGCAGTACATGAATTTGGGCACTTTTTTGTTGCTAAAAAAGCAGGGGTACTAGTACGCGAATTCGCAATTGGTATGGGACCAAAGTTATTAAGTTGGCGTCGCAATCATACAGCGTATACGGTTCGAATCTTGCCAGTAGGTGGCTATGTTCGCATGGCAGGATTAGATGAAGAAGCAGACTTAGATCCTGGGCAACGGGTACGCTTAATATTTGATGATCAAAAAAACATTATAAAAATTGATAAGCGTATTGATGAGTTTGGCGAAGGGGTACCATTTCAAGTAGACACGTTTGATTTAAGTGATGACTTAATTTTAACCGGTTTTCTAAATGGCGACGAGTCATCAAAAACGTTATCAGTTCATCACGATGCCACGATTGTTGAAAGCAATGGGACAGAAATTCAAATTGCACCTCGAGATACGTGGATTCAAAGTGCTAAAGTTTATAAACGCGCGTTAATTAATATTGCGGGACCAGCAATGAATTTTATTTTAGCGCTGGTCGTATTTTCTGGATTGGCATTTGCTTTACCGGAAGTGACGTTAAACGAACCAATTGTTGGTACTGTCCAAAGTAATATGCCAGCAAAAGAAGCTGGTTTGAGAGCTAATGATCAAATTATTGCTATTAATAATCAAAAAATGACCACTTGGGAACAGGTAGCAACCACCATTAGTAATACACCAAACAATAAGTTTGTTTTTTCCGTATTACGAAACGGAAATAAAATAAAATTAAACATGACTGCAAAAACTGTTAAAATAGATGGTGTTAACAGATCATTAGTAGGTATAACAGCACGGACATATACTGATTTTGGTTCGCGCATTAAATATGGTGTTTTAACGACAAGTACGACGATACAAAGAATTTGGTACGCTTTAAGTCACCTTTTTTCTGGTGGGTTTAGCTTAGATAAGCTGGGTGGACCGGTATCTATCGCCAAGCAAACATCCACGGTAGCCAAAACAGGATTTCTGGGTATTTTGGCTTTTATGGCTATGCTATCGTTAAATTTAGGGATTATGAATTTAATTCCAATACCAGCATTGGATGGCGGCAAATTGGTTTTAAATGCTATAGAAGCCGTCCTTCGTAGACCGTTACCAGCATCAATTGAAAATGTGGTGACGATTGGCGGTGCAGTTTTCATGTTTGTTTTGATGATTGCTGTCACAATAAACGATTTATTACGTTGA
- the rbsK gene encoding ribokinase, protein MTKNIVVLGSLNVDNIMKMPRMPLVGETMALTDVTTAPGGKGANQAVAAARQGANVSFIGSVGNDSNGQFMRATLLSNGVNVNAVTTNSEVPTGSAYIMLQENGANTILIHGGANQALTVADLDENVIAKADTLIAQFEVPLEVIVAAFKIAKANNVQTILNPAPAVYDLIPELTHVTDIILPNETEAQLLTGITVENNEAVLNRVSNAILAKGVPRSIITLGDAGSFVADRDKRWWVKPNKVDAVDTTGAGDTFIGTLASVIDADFNNLEETVKRASIASAIAVTRAGAIPSIPTRDEVDAF, encoded by the coding sequence ATGACTAAAAATATTGTTGTACTTGGTAGCCTAAATGTCGATAACATTATGAAAATGCCACGCATGCCACTAGTCGGTGAAACTATGGCATTAACTGATGTGACGACAGCACCCGGTGGTAAGGGAGCAAACCAAGCGGTGGCCGCCGCACGTCAAGGAGCCAATGTCTCATTTATTGGTTCTGTTGGGAATGATAGCAATGGTCAATTTATGCGTGCCACATTACTTTCAAATGGGGTTAACGTCAATGCAGTGACAACAAATAGTGAAGTACCTACTGGATCAGCTTACATTATGTTGCAAGAAAATGGGGCAAATACAATTTTGATTCATGGTGGTGCAAATCAGGCACTCACAGTCGCTGATTTAGATGAAAATGTGATTGCAAAAGCGGATACACTGATTGCACAATTTGAGGTACCATTAGAGGTTATTGTTGCAGCTTTTAAAATTGCTAAGGCAAATAATGTGCAAACTATTTTAAACCCTGCACCAGCTGTTTATGATTTAATACCAGAATTAACGCATGTAACAGATATTATTTTACCAAATGAAACTGAGGCACAATTATTGACGGGTATTACCGTTGAGAATAATGAAGCAGTTTTGAATCGTGTGAGCAATGCAATTCTAGCTAAAGGTGTGCCACGTAGTATTATTACATTAGGTGACGCGGGTTCTTTTGTAGCGGATAGAGATAAGCGTTGGTGGGTTAAACCTAATAAAGTTGATGCAGTTGATACAACAGGTGCTGGTGATACTTTTATTGGTACGTTAGCCAGTGTGATTGATGCTGATTTTAATAACTTGGAAGAAACTGTGAAACGGGCAAGTATTGCGAGTGCGATTGCTGTCACACGTGCTGGCGCTATTCCTTCAATCCCGACACGTGATGAGGTCGATGCTTTCTAA